One genomic window of Microbacterium sp. BH-3-3-3 includes the following:
- a CDS encoding 1-acyl-sn-glycerol-3-phosphate acyltransferase, protein MGAAYGLGRFLIAPLARAVYRPRIEGRENVPRTGPVIFASNHLSFIDSIAIPVAAPRPVHFMAKSSYFEKWASRQFFTAIGAIPVERGAGQKALDALDQQRALLDDGRAVALYPEGTRSLDGRLYKGRTGVAFLALQTGAPVVPVGLIGTDKVMPVGAKIPTTQERITVRFGTPLDLSPHGPASSGRARRLATDEIMAAIHALSEQQLANAYNEAPAQNPLERIKQVLPHERL, encoded by the coding sequence ATGGGTGCGGCCTACGGCCTCGGCCGTTTCCTGATCGCCCCGCTGGCGCGGGCCGTCTACCGCCCGCGCATCGAGGGCCGTGAGAACGTGCCGCGCACGGGCCCGGTGATCTTCGCCAGCAACCACCTGTCGTTCATCGACTCGATCGCCATCCCGGTCGCGGCTCCCCGCCCCGTGCACTTCATGGCGAAGTCGTCGTACTTCGAGAAGTGGGCCTCGCGGCAGTTCTTCACCGCCATCGGCGCGATCCCCGTCGAGCGTGGCGCCGGCCAGAAGGCCCTCGACGCGCTCGATCAGCAACGCGCGCTGCTCGACGACGGCCGCGCGGTGGCGCTGTACCCCGAGGGCACGCGGTCTCTCGACGGCCGGTTGTACAAGGGCCGCACGGGCGTGGCGTTCCTCGCGCTCCAGACCGGGGCCCCCGTCGTTCCGGTCGGTCTCATCGGCACCGACAAGGTCATGCCCGTGGGCGCGAAGATCCCGACGACCCAGGAGCGCATCACGGTGCGCTTCGGCACGCCCCTCGACCTCTCCCCGCACGGCCCCGCGTCCTCGGGCCGCGCCCGTCGACTCGCGACCGACGAGATCATGGCCGCGATCCACGCGCTCAGCGAGCAGCAGCTCGCGAACGCGTACAACGAGGCTCCGGCCCAGAACCCCCTCGAGCGCATCAAGCAGGTCTTGCCGCACGAGCGCCTCTGA
- a CDS encoding FKBP-type peptidyl-prolyl cis-trans isomerase: protein MRFRPIASLSVAAAAVLLLAGCTGSPDQAQTPDASATPDAGACQTPFTGEVPAGLEVSGDFQGPVTVTRPDGFTPTDVQRTTLIEGSGAEIAPGDIVKANYTVIDAASGAVALDSLTTDPAGMDMVVNAQQIFGAALSCVPIGSRTVSTFPAGLLGDGSPAYVLVADAIEELPTRATGTEVPPVDGMPTVTLADDGAPTITVPTTPAPTETRIENLRRGDGDVVNPGDQVIVQYTGVLYDGGTVFDSSWDKGMPTEFPTTGVVAGFRQALEGQTVGSQVLAVIPPADGYGDQEQGAIPANSTLVFVVDILGVQHAPAAAQ from the coding sequence GTGCGCTTCCGCCCGATCGCTTCCCTGTCCGTCGCCGCCGCCGCGGTGCTGCTGCTGGCCGGATGCACCGGTTCGCCCGATCAGGCGCAGACCCCGGATGCCAGTGCGACCCCGGACGCCGGAGCGTGCCAGACCCCGTTCACCGGCGAGGTCCCCGCCGGGCTCGAGGTGTCGGGTGACTTCCAGGGCCCCGTCACCGTCACGCGTCCCGACGGCTTCACGCCGACCGACGTGCAGCGCACCACCCTCATCGAGGGCTCGGGCGCCGAGATCGCCCCCGGCGACATCGTCAAGGCGAACTACACCGTGATCGACGCCGCCAGCGGTGCCGTCGCGCTCGACTCCCTGACGACCGATCCCGCGGGCATGGACATGGTCGTCAACGCGCAGCAGATCTTCGGCGCGGCCCTGTCATGCGTGCCGATCGGCTCGCGCACGGTGTCGACCTTCCCCGCCGGCCTGCTCGGCGACGGGTCGCCGGCCTACGTGCTCGTGGCCGACGCCATCGAAGAGCTGCCCACGCGCGCCACCGGCACCGAGGTCCCGCCCGTCGACGGCATGCCCACGGTCACGCTGGCCGACGACGGCGCTCCCACCATCACCGTGCCGACCACGCCCGCTCCCACCGAGACGCGCATCGAGAACCTGCGCCGGGGCGACGGCGACGTGGTCAACCCCGGCGACCAGGTGATCGTGCAGTACACCGGCGTGCTCTACGACGGCGGTACCGTGTTCGACTCGAGCTGGGACAAGGGCATGCCCACCGAGTTCCCGACCACGGGTGTCGTCGCGGGCTTCCGGCAGGCACTCGAGGGCCAGACGGTCGGTTCGCAGGTGCTCGCCGTCATCCCTCCCGCCGACGGCTACGGCGACCAGGAGCAGGGAGCGATCCCGGCGAACTCGACCCTCGTCTTCGTGGTCGACATCCTCGGCGTCCAGCACGCTCCCGCAGCCGCTCAGTAG
- the dxr gene encoding 1-deoxy-D-xylulose-5-phosphate reductoisomerase, which translates to MRRVLILGSTGSIGTQALDVIRANADRFEVVGLAAGTDRAGLHAQAEEFGVEHTALGAADAEQLVRDVEADVVLNGITGSVGLGPTIAALEEGRTLALANKESLIVGGSLVTALAAPGQIVPVDSEHSAIAQALRSGEAHEVRRLVLTASGGPFRGRSRAQLADVTPAEALAHPTWDMGRVVTTNSATLVNKGLEVIEAHLLFDVPYDRIDVTVHPQSIVHSMVEFVDGSTIAQASPPDMRLPISLGLDWPHRVAGVGAPLDWTRASQWTFEPLDEEAFGSVALAKRVGRAGATYPAVFNAANEQAVDAFHEGRLSFLDIVDLIERVVDQHEPPSTLTRESLAEAEAWARRTADAIIAAR; encoded by the coding sequence ATGCGCCGCGTCCTCATCCTCGGTTCCACCGGTTCGATCGGCACGCAGGCGCTCGACGTCATCCGTGCCAACGCCGACCGCTTCGAGGTCGTCGGCCTCGCCGCCGGCACCGACCGCGCCGGCCTACACGCGCAGGCCGAGGAGTTCGGCGTGGAGCACACGGCGCTCGGCGCGGCCGACGCCGAGCAGCTCGTCCGCGACGTCGAGGCCGACGTGGTGCTCAACGGCATCACCGGTTCGGTCGGCCTCGGCCCCACGATCGCCGCGCTCGAAGAGGGCCGCACCCTCGCCCTCGCCAACAAGGAGTCGCTGATCGTCGGCGGTTCGCTCGTCACCGCGCTCGCCGCACCGGGCCAGATCGTGCCGGTCGACTCCGAGCACTCCGCGATCGCGCAGGCGTTGCGCTCCGGTGAGGCGCACGAGGTGCGCCGGCTGGTGCTCACGGCATCCGGAGGCCCCTTCCGCGGGCGCTCGCGGGCCCAGCTCGCCGACGTCACCCCCGCCGAGGCGCTCGCGCACCCCACCTGGGACATGGGCCGCGTGGTCACCACGAACTCCGCGACCCTGGTCAACAAGGGCCTCGAGGTCATCGAAGCGCACCTGCTGTTCGACGTGCCCTACGACCGCATCGACGTCACGGTGCACCCGCAGTCGATCGTGCACTCGATGGTGGAGTTCGTCGACGGCTCCACGATCGCCCAGGCGTCGCCGCCGGACATGCGACTGCCCATCTCGCTCGGGCTCGACTGGCCGCACCGCGTCGCCGGCGTCGGCGCGCCCCTGGATTGGACGCGCGCCTCGCAGTGGACCTTCGAGCCCCTCGACGAGGAGGCCTTCGGCTCGGTCGCCCTGGCCAAGCGCGTCGGACGCGCGGGGGCGACCTACCCCGCCGTGTTCAACGCCGCCAACGAGCAAGCTGTCGACGCGTTCCACGAGGGGCGACTGAGCTTCCTGGACATCGTCGACCTCATTGAGCGCGTGGTCGACCAGCACGAGCCGCCGTCGACGCTCACGCGGGAGTCGCTGGCCGAGGCCGAGGCCTGGGCGCGACGCACGGCCGACGCGATCATCGCCGCGCGCTGA
- a CDS encoding Mur ligase family protein, translated as MPTHAPSNLPPVLRPERPPRRDLAELARRFGVRSSGDVDGTTLTGITLATADLRAGEAFVAIRGVNRHGAEFSATAAERGAVAVITDADGAEIAGPAGLPIVVVDDPRALLGDLSAWVYGTGPDDELPQLLATTGTNGKTSVSHLLEGILGQLGVVTGLSSTAERHIAGDVIVSRLTTPEASEFHALLALMRERGVQAVAVEVSAQALTRHRVDGLVFDVAGFTNLTHDHLDDYADMREYFEAKLPLFRPDRARRGVVCLDSASGAEIAARAEIPVVTIATPAIADDAAAAEHADWVVEIVDERQEGTEFTLRDRAGRSLTTVVPVIGRHMAANAGLAIVMLLETGYTWEHLFSTLDGERIEASLPGRTQLVSGADGPAVYVDFGHSPDAFEKTLAAVRRVTPGKVVMVFGADGDRDATKRLDMGRTAVLGSDVLIVTDHHPRHENPDAIRTVLVEGARRARPDAEVHEFTPPERAILEAVKLVGEGDAILWAGPGHQDYRDIRGVRTPYSARELSRRALRAAGWAVPDPQWPVPYPADRTPSSDPERPVDFPA; from the coding sequence ATGCCGACCCACGCGCCCTCGAACCTCCCGCCCGTGCTCCGGCCGGAGCGTCCGCCCCGCCGCGACCTCGCGGAACTCGCCCGCCGCTTCGGCGTGCGCAGCTCCGGCGACGTCGACGGCACGACCCTCACCGGCATCACGCTGGCCACCGCCGATCTGCGCGCGGGCGAGGCCTTCGTCGCGATCCGCGGAGTCAACCGCCACGGTGCCGAGTTCAGCGCGACCGCCGCCGAGCGCGGTGCGGTCGCGGTGATCACCGATGCCGACGGCGCCGAGATCGCAGGCCCCGCGGGTCTTCCGATCGTCGTGGTCGACGATCCCCGCGCCCTGCTGGGCGACCTGTCGGCCTGGGTCTACGGCACCGGTCCCGACGACGAGCTCCCCCAGTTGCTCGCCACGACCGGCACGAACGGCAAGACGAGCGTGTCGCACCTGCTCGAGGGGATCCTGGGGCAGCTCGGGGTCGTCACGGGTCTGTCGTCGACGGCCGAGCGTCACATCGCGGGCGACGTCATCGTGTCGCGGTTGACGACTCCCGAGGCCTCGGAGTTCCACGCCCTGCTCGCCCTCATGCGCGAGCGCGGTGTGCAGGCCGTCGCGGTCGAGGTCAGCGCCCAGGCGCTCACCCGGCACCGCGTCGACGGTCTGGTCTTCGACGTCGCCGGCTTCACCAACCTCACCCACGACCACCTCGACGACTACGCCGACATGCGCGAGTACTTCGAGGCCAAGCTCCCGCTGTTCCGTCCCGACCGCGCACGACGGGGGGTCGTCTGCCTCGACTCCGCCTCGGGTGCCGAGATCGCGGCCCGCGCCGAGATCCCCGTCGTGACCATCGCGACACCGGCCATCGCCGACGACGCCGCCGCGGCGGAACACGCCGACTGGGTCGTCGAGATCGTCGACGAGCGTCAGGAGGGCACCGAGTTCACGCTGCGCGATCGCGCGGGCCGCTCGCTCACCACCGTCGTGCCGGTGATCGGCCGGCACATGGCCGCCAACGCGGGTCTGGCGATCGTCATGCTGCTCGAGACCGGCTACACGTGGGAGCACCTGTTCAGCACCCTCGACGGCGAGCGCATCGAGGCCTCGCTCCCCGGCCGCACGCAGCTCGTCTCGGGCGCCGACGGGCCCGCGGTCTACGTCGACTTCGGGCACTCCCCCGACGCGTTCGAGAAGACGCTCGCGGCGGTCCGCCGCGTGACGCCCGGAAAGGTCGTCATGGTGTTCGGCGCCGACGGCGATCGCGACGCGACCAAGCGTCTCGACATGGGCCGCACCGCCGTCCTCGGCAGCGACGTGCTCATCGTCACCGACCACCACCCCCGTCACGAGAACCCGGATGCCATTCGCACGGTGCTCGTCGAGGGCGCGCGCCGTGCCCGCCCCGACGCCGAGGTCCACGAGTTCACCCCGCCCGAGCGGGCGATCCTCGAGGCCGTGAAGCTCGTCGGCGAGGGCGACGCCATCCTGTGGGCCGGCCCCGGCCACCAGGACTACCGCGACATCCGGGGCGTTCGCACCCCGTACTCGGCGCGTGAGCTGTCGCGCCGCGCGCTGCGCGCGGCCGGCTGGGCCGTGCCGGATCCGCAGTGGCCCGTTCCGTACCCCGCCGACCGGACGCCGTCGTCGGATCCCGAGCGCCCGGTCGACTTCCCGGCCTGA